One stretch of Marinobacterium iners DNA includes these proteins:
- a CDS encoding DNA-binding protein has product MARAGVTYHDVAKAAEAIKAQGQEPTVDRVREHLGTGSKSTIAPLLKRWRSDNGDAADTNGLPSDLVEVVKSLHERVQQMADHRIEQARQEFKGLNEDLRKKLDDASNAITQLTARQKDLEIQIGQLTNEVDQKTQALEDTRINLTKAEMQRDEAIARTADLKETVTELKQENRDIRDHFEHYQQRTAEDRQQEREQFRSVNQGLKDQILDLQHRLTQAESRSSELLDANAQLENNADKLEQANATLNRDLNGKVDDIQKLKRDLEDAMTKNRKNQHKNEQLAEKISALTVQKAEVDKEVAVLSQALEATKTELKTTQDKVTYLTDENKAILQEKAVIQGQFKQLQGSL; this is encoded by the coding sequence ATGGCCCGCGCCGGAGTCACATATCACGATGTCGCCAAAGCCGCCGAAGCCATCAAAGCTCAAGGCCAGGAGCCAACGGTGGATCGGGTTCGAGAACATTTGGGCACCGGCAGCAAAAGCACGATCGCGCCACTACTCAAGCGCTGGCGTTCCGATAACGGGGACGCGGCCGATACCAATGGACTCCCGAGCGACTTGGTGGAGGTCGTGAAATCTCTCCACGAACGAGTGCAGCAGATGGCCGACCACCGCATCGAGCAGGCCCGACAGGAGTTCAAAGGGCTGAATGAAGATCTCCGGAAAAAGCTCGACGACGCCAGCAACGCGATTACGCAGCTCACTGCCCGCCAGAAAGATTTAGAAATCCAGATCGGGCAACTTACCAACGAAGTAGACCAGAAAACTCAGGCTCTGGAAGATACACGCATCAACCTGACCAAGGCAGAGATGCAACGGGACGAGGCTATTGCCCGGACCGCCGATTTGAAAGAAACCGTCACGGAACTCAAGCAGGAAAACCGGGATATCCGTGACCATTTCGAGCATTACCAGCAGCGAACAGCCGAAGATCGTCAACAGGAGCGCGAACAATTTCGTTCGGTTAACCAGGGATTGAAAGACCAGATCCTGGATCTGCAACACCGGCTCACCCAGGCCGAGTCAAGATCGTCCGAGCTGTTGGATGCCAATGCGCAGTTAGAAAACAATGCCGATAAACTTGAACAGGCCAATGCAACGCTAAACAGGGACCTAAACGGAAAGGTAGATGATATCCAGAAGCTGAAACGCGACCTTGAAGACGCCATGACGAAGAACCGGAAAAACCAGCATAAAAATGAGCAATTGGCAGAAAAAATATCTGCTCTCACTGTTCAGAAAGCAGAAGTCGATAAGGAAGTGGCCGTGTTATCACAGGCTTTGGAGGCCACCAAAACCGAATTGAAAACCACACAGGATAAAGTGACGTATCTGACCGACGAGAACAAAGCAATTCTTCAGGAAAAGGCGGTGATCCAGGGGCAATTTAAACAGCTCCAGGGTTCGCTATAA
- a CDS encoding efflux RND transporter permease subunit, which produces MFNRIIDWAVINRLLVVIALITLTVSAVFIIPKLNLDAFPDVTNVQVSVNTEAPGLAAEEVEQLITYPIEAVMYALPDVEEVRSISKTGLSGVTVVFKEGTDIYFARQLVFERLQAAKELIPDGVGTPEMGPNTSGLGQVYQYLLVAEPDAGFDAMALRSLNDWVVKLLLIPAEGVTDVLSFGGEVRQYQVNLNPSRLLAYELTQDEVMMALERNNTNVGGWYMNRGQEQLVIRGTGWLDHGEKGLEQIRQVPLKTVDGTTITVSDVAQVALGSEIRQGAVTMTRKNADDKVENLGEVVSGIVLKRMGANTKATIDGVSARIERINQALPEGVRFEAFYDQADLITQAVQTVVNALLLAFIFIVVILALFLMNLRATFLVLMSIPISIGIALMVMAWFGLSANLMSLGGIAVAIGMLVDGSVVMVENMFKHLTHPDAEHDTKRQSRVDSDDVDPFDVAHDRHGIALRLQEAGKEVARPIFFATAIILVVFMPLFSFEGVEAKLFQPMAISIMLAMLSAVLVALIIVPALATYLFRKGVRQRDSFVLKPLDRLYRKGLAWAMGHSKMVVGVAAVMVIAAALVLPRLGTEFVPELEEGTINLRVTLAPSSSLDTALEVAPKLEAKLMEFPEVTYALSRIGRAEIGGDPEPVNNIEIYIGLKPVPEWTSADNRYELQSLMEQKLEQHPGLLFNFSQPIATRVDELLSGVKAQLAIKLFGPDLAVLANKGQAIEAAVKEIEGARDVAMEQIAGESQLVVKPDRRALSRYGLAVGDVMELVREGLGGASAGQIINGNERYDIYVRLAERFREDRETIADLRLQAPSGAWVRLGDVAEVSIASGPPQVRRDDVQRRVVIQANVHGRDMGSVVADIRQVIAEQVDLPTGYSVDIGGQFENQQRAQKRLSLVVPVSLGLIALLLYFAFASVGQAMLILVNVPLAVIGGVFSLWISGQYLSVPSSVGFITLFGVAVLNGVVMVESINQRIADGLKVSDAVFDGAVSRLRPVLMTAITSALGLIPMLLSNGVGAEIQKPLASVIVGGLVTATFLTLFVLPVLFAWFSKGKLSDMA; this is translated from the coding sequence ATGTTTAACCGAATTATCGATTGGGCGGTCATCAACCGATTGCTGGTGGTGATAGCCCTGATCACACTAACGGTCAGTGCCGTTTTTATTATTCCAAAACTGAATCTGGATGCTTTTCCGGATGTGACCAACGTGCAGGTATCTGTCAATACCGAAGCACCGGGGCTGGCTGCCGAAGAGGTGGAACAGCTTATTACCTATCCCATCGAAGCCGTGATGTACGCCTTACCGGATGTGGAAGAGGTGCGCTCCATTTCCAAAACCGGCCTGTCCGGCGTCACCGTAGTCTTTAAAGAAGGCACCGATATCTATTTTGCCCGGCAACTGGTATTTGAGCGGCTTCAGGCTGCCAAGGAGCTGATCCCCGATGGCGTCGGCACGCCGGAAATGGGCCCGAATACTTCCGGTCTGGGTCAGGTCTATCAGTATCTTCTCGTGGCCGAACCCGATGCCGGTTTCGATGCCATGGCATTGCGCAGTTTGAACGACTGGGTGGTGAAGCTGCTATTGATTCCGGCCGAGGGTGTGACCGATGTGCTATCGTTCGGCGGTGAGGTGCGTCAGTACCAGGTAAACCTGAACCCGTCCCGACTGTTGGCCTACGAGCTGACCCAGGACGAAGTCATGATGGCACTGGAGCGCAACAACACCAACGTCGGCGGCTGGTATATGAACCGGGGCCAGGAGCAACTGGTGATCCGGGGTACGGGTTGGCTGGATCATGGTGAGAAGGGTTTGGAACAGATCCGTCAGGTGCCACTGAAAACCGTGGACGGTACTACGATCACCGTGTCCGATGTGGCGCAAGTGGCGCTGGGCAGTGAGATCCGTCAGGGCGCGGTGACCATGACGCGCAAGAACGCCGACGACAAGGTGGAGAATCTCGGCGAGGTGGTGTCCGGCATCGTGCTCAAGCGAATGGGGGCCAACACCAAGGCCACCATTGATGGAGTCAGTGCGCGCATTGAGCGTATTAACCAGGCATTACCGGAAGGTGTTCGCTTCGAGGCATTTTACGATCAGGCGGATTTGATCACGCAGGCGGTGCAGACTGTGGTCAATGCCCTGCTGCTGGCGTTTATTTTCATCGTCGTGATCCTTGCGCTATTCCTGATGAACCTGCGCGCCACCTTTCTGGTGTTGATGTCCATCCCGATCTCCATTGGAATCGCTTTAATGGTGATGGCGTGGTTCGGATTGTCGGCCAATCTGATGTCGCTGGGGGGGATTGCGGTCGCCATTGGCATGTTGGTGGATGGCTCCGTAGTGATGGTGGAGAACATGTTTAAACATCTGACGCACCCGGATGCTGAACATGATACCAAGAGACAATCGCGGGTGGATTCCGATGACGTGGACCCTTTTGATGTGGCCCACGACCGTCATGGTATTGCCTTGCGCCTGCAGGAAGCCGGTAAGGAAGTCGCTCGCCCCATCTTTTTTGCCACGGCCATTATTCTGGTTGTCTTCATGCCGCTGTTTAGCTTTGAAGGTGTCGAAGCCAAACTGTTTCAGCCCATGGCCATCAGTATCATGCTGGCTATGCTCTCGGCAGTGTTAGTGGCCTTGATCATCGTACCTGCACTGGCCACCTACCTCTTTCGCAAGGGTGTGCGTCAACGCGATAGCTTTGTGTTGAAGCCGCTCGACAGGCTCTATCGTAAAGGATTAGCCTGGGCGATGGGGCACAGCAAAATGGTGGTGGGTGTTGCAGCCGTTATGGTGATAGCGGCTGCGCTGGTGCTGCCCCGCCTGGGTACGGAGTTCGTGCCCGAACTGGAGGAAGGTACCATCAATCTGCGTGTCACCCTGGCACCTTCTTCCAGTCTGGACACGGCCCTGGAAGTGGCCCCCAAACTGGAGGCCAAGTTGATGGAATTCCCGGAGGTAACCTATGCGCTGTCGCGCATTGGCCGGGCTGAAATCGGCGGCGATCCTGAGCCGGTGAATAACATCGAGATCTATATTGGCCTTAAACCGGTGCCGGAATGGACCAGTGCAGACAACCGATATGAACTCCAGTCATTGATGGAACAGAAACTGGAGCAACACCCGGGCTTACTGTTCAACTTCTCGCAACCCATCGCAACCCGTGTGGACGAGTTGCTCTCAGGTGTCAAAGCGCAGCTGGCCATCAAACTGTTTGGTCCCGATCTTGCCGTGCTGGCCAATAAGGGCCAGGCCATTGAGGCCGCAGTAAAAGAAATCGAAGGTGCCCGCGATGTGGCCATGGAGCAGATCGCCGGTGAATCTCAACTGGTCGTGAAACCGGATCGCAGAGCCTTGTCCCGTTACGGTCTGGCCGTGGGCGACGTGATGGAGCTGGTACGCGAAGGGCTGGGAGGTGCCAGTGCCGGCCAGATCATCAATGGCAACGAGCGTTACGACATCTACGTGCGGCTCGCTGAGCGGTTTCGCGAAGACCGTGAAACCATTGCCGACCTGCGTTTACAGGCCCCGTCAGGTGCCTGGGTTCGCCTAGGGGATGTGGCGGAAGTCAGTATCGCATCTGGTCCACCGCAGGTGCGTCGTGATGACGTGCAGCGTCGAGTGGTGATTCAGGCCAATGTTCATGGACGGGACATGGGTAGCGTGGTTGCTGATATTCGTCAGGTGATTGCCGAGCAAGTGGACCTGCCCACCGGTTATTCCGTCGATATCGGTGGCCAGTTTGAAAATCAGCAACGAGCGCAAAAGCGTTTATCCCTGGTGGTGCCGGTTTCGCTGGGATTAATTGCTTTGTTGCTTTATTTTGCCTTTGCCTCGGTTGGCCAGGCCATGCTGATTCTGGTGAATGTCCCGCTTGCGGTGATTGGTGGTGTGTTTTCACTCTGGATTTCCGGTCAGTATTTGTCGGTGCCCAGCTCAGTGGGCTTCATCACCTTGTTTGGGGTCGCTGTCCTGAATGGCGTTGTCATGGTGGAAAGCATCAATCAACGGATTGCGGATGGCTTGAAAGTATCGGATGCGGTGTTTGATGGAGCGGTTTCAAGGCTAAGGCCCGTGCTGATGACTGCTATTACCTCGGCACTGGGTCTGATCCCCATGCTGCTGTCGAATGGTGTCGGCGCAGAAATCCAAAAGCCTCTGGCGAGTGTGATCGTGGGCGGATTGGTAACCGCTACGTTCTTGACGCTGTTTGTATTGCCGGTGCTGTTTGCCTGGTTTTCAAAAGGCAAGTTAAGCGACATGGCATAA
- a CDS encoding efflux RND transporter periplasmic adaptor subunit, producing the protein MNKTLVAILVAGLATATASHAKESESEHAREHGQEKAITAAPHSEQDNHDDHREENHEEHDDHKPDTEHGHAEHGEDVNSDHKDAHDDHGDENHDEHSAHDEHNSGSEHGHEEHSEGGDHGDHGGHGGHQEAASASLNPAQMTLADIQINPLTPRKVDYQLYAPGEILSNGYTSYRVSPRVPSVVLRRHVALGDHVEQGQPLVTLFSEAVAQAQANYRTAWPEWQRVEELGRKTVGEQRYITAKTSLEAARATLLAYGLSASDLQALVAPQQSVALGEYILHAEIDGAVLSDDFEQGQRIEAGAPLIALADEKQLWVEAHLPADLSLTLGAGTRAEVVAGDVRVNAKVTQEAHTIDPITRTRTVRLLVNNPEHRLHPGQFAEVYFRFQTKRPVLAVPETALMRGADGDWTVFVEDHPGEFQPVEVKLGRALGPLREISGVGPGARIVTQGAFFVASQIAKGGFDPHNH; encoded by the coding sequence ATGAATAAAACACTGGTAGCCATCTTGGTGGCGGGTCTTGCGACCGCAACCGCCAGCCACGCCAAAGAATCTGAGTCTGAGCATGCACGTGAGCATGGGCAGGAAAAAGCGATAACGGCGGCACCCCATAGCGAACAGGATAATCATGACGATCATCGTGAGGAAAACCATGAAGAGCATGATGACCATAAGCCTGACACCGAGCACGGCCACGCGGAACACGGCGAGGACGTCAATAGTGATCACAAGGATGCGCACGATGATCATGGCGACGAAAATCATGATGAACACAGCGCCCACGACGAGCACAACTCCGGCTCAGAACACGGACATGAAGAGCATAGCGAGGGCGGTGACCACGGTGATCATGGTGGGCATGGAGGTCACCAAGAAGCTGCTTCTGCGTCACTGAACCCGGCGCAAATGACCCTGGCCGATATTCAGATCAACCCACTGACTCCCAGAAAGGTCGATTATCAGCTTTACGCACCGGGGGAGATCCTTTCCAACGGTTACACCAGTTACCGAGTATCGCCCCGGGTGCCTTCCGTGGTGCTGCGCCGCCATGTCGCCCTCGGCGATCACGTCGAACAGGGTCAGCCGCTGGTTACTCTGTTCAGTGAAGCCGTGGCGCAGGCACAAGCCAATTACCGCACGGCCTGGCCTGAATGGCAAAGAGTAGAGGAACTTGGGCGCAAAACCGTGGGTGAACAGCGTTACATCACGGCCAAAACCAGCCTGGAGGCAGCCCGGGCGACGCTGCTGGCCTACGGCCTTTCGGCCTCGGACTTGCAAGCGTTGGTCGCTCCTCAGCAATCTGTTGCATTAGGGGAGTATATCCTGCATGCCGAGATTGACGGCGCGGTGCTCAGCGATGATTTCGAGCAGGGGCAGCGCATCGAGGCGGGCGCGCCCTTGATTGCGTTGGCCGATGAAAAGCAACTCTGGGTGGAGGCCCACCTGCCCGCCGATCTCTCCCTGACGCTGGGCGCGGGAACAAGAGCGGAAGTGGTGGCTGGGGATGTCCGTGTAAACGCCAAGGTCACTCAGGAGGCGCACACCATTGACCCCATCACCCGTACCCGTACCGTGCGCCTGTTGGTCAATAACCCGGAACACCGCCTGCACCCCGGCCAGTTCGCCGAGGTGTATTTCCGATTCCAGACTAAAAGACCCGTGCTGGCGGTACCCGAAACCGCACTGATGCGCGGCGCAGACGGAGATTGGACGGTATTCGTGGAAGACCATCCTGGCGAATTCCAGCCAGTGGAGGTGAAGCTGGGTCGAGCGCTCGGGCCGCTACGTGAAATTAGCGGTGTCGGTCCGGGGGCTCGCATCGTCACTCAGGGCGCTTTCTTTGTTGCCTCTCAGATCGCCAAGGGCGGCTTTGACCCCCATAACCACTAA
- a CDS encoding tyrosine-type recombinase/integrase — MNNKPPKQANDLSLRNEDSTLVERQESESLRQYLQAATSDNTRKAYRSAIRQFEKWGGRLPTDRDTVVRYLLGRAESLNTRTLDLHLTAISQWHHYQGLIDPISDPLVRKTMEGIRRTHGQPKRKAKTLRLEHIAEMVNHMRQLPDSKKKHRDIALVLTGFFGAFRRSELVAIQTSDVNWEPEGLIIRLPRSKTDQQSTGLVRALPFGAESCCPATAIEAWIRVAGINEGPLFRPINRWDHVQERALNPGAVNDLLKTLGKACQFDFAPDLSSHSFRRGLSTSAARERVDFELIKKQGGWKSDATVWEYIEEGQQFNNNASIILMEKMSLLLNAESLKKGK; from the coding sequence ATGAACAACAAACCACCAAAACAGGCTAACGACTTGTCATTACGTAATGAGGATTCGACCCTGGTTGAACGCCAGGAATCCGAGTCATTGCGGCAATACCTCCAGGCAGCGACGTCCGACAACACGCGTAAAGCCTACCGTTCGGCCATTCGGCAATTTGAAAAATGGGGTGGTCGCCTGCCCACAGACCGGGATACTGTCGTCCGGTACCTGCTGGGCAGAGCCGAATCGCTCAACACCCGGACCCTGGATCTGCACCTGACCGCCATTAGCCAATGGCACCATTACCAAGGACTCATTGATCCGATAAGTGATCCGTTGGTCCGCAAAACCATGGAAGGCATCCGTCGCACTCATGGTCAGCCCAAGCGCAAAGCCAAGACACTGCGTCTGGAGCACATCGCCGAAATGGTGAATCACATGCGGCAACTCCCAGACAGCAAAAAAAAGCACCGGGACATTGCGCTGGTATTAACCGGCTTTTTTGGGGCTTTCCGCCGCAGCGAACTGGTTGCGATTCAAACCAGTGATGTGAATTGGGAGCCGGAAGGTCTGATCATTCGGTTGCCTCGCTCCAAAACCGATCAGCAATCAACGGGGTTGGTTCGTGCTTTACCTTTTGGGGCTGAAAGTTGTTGTCCGGCTACAGCGATCGAAGCATGGATTAGAGTAGCTGGTATCAATGAGGGCCCCCTCTTCAGGCCCATCAACCGCTGGGACCATGTTCAGGAAAGAGCGCTGAATCCAGGGGCGGTAAACGATCTTCTCAAAACCTTGGGCAAGGCCTGCCAGTTCGATTTTGCACCCGACTTAAGCAGTCATAGTTTTCGTCGCGGCCTCTCTACCTCGGCGGCACGGGAGCGCGTGGACTTTGAACTGATTAAAAAGCAAGGAGGCTGGAAAAGTGATGCTACCGTTTGGGAGTACATTGAGGAAGGACAGCAGTTCAATAATAACGCATCAATCATTCTGATGGAAAAAATGAGCTTGTTGCTGAACGCTGAATCCCTAAAAAAGGGAAAGTAA
- a CDS encoding YnfA family protein, giving the protein MSILSTLGLFIITAIAEIVGCYLPYLWLKKSASAWVLLPAAFSLALFAWLLSLHPTAAGRVYAAYGGVYVSVAILWLWGVDGIRPHLWDFVGVAITLLGMGIIMFAPR; this is encoded by the coding sequence ATGTCCATACTTTCCACGCTCGGTTTGTTCATCATCACCGCTATTGCGGAAATAGTTGGCTGTTATCTTCCATACCTCTGGCTGAAGAAGTCGGCATCCGCATGGGTTTTGCTGCCGGCAGCGTTCAGCCTAGCGCTGTTTGCCTGGCTACTGTCTCTTCATCCAACCGCAGCGGGCCGGGTTTATGCGGCCTATGGCGGCGTCTATGTTTCGGTGGCCATACTGTGGTTGTGGGGTGTGGATGGGATTCGCCCGCATCTGTGGGATTTTGTAGGCGTGGCCATCACCTTGTTAGGGATGGGCATTATCATGTTTGCGCCGAGATGA
- the parA gene encoding ParA family partition ATPase: MSCYVISVLNQKGGVGKTTLSVNLAGAFHEAGVKVMLVDSDPQGSARDWHAASEGTSGFPVIGLDRDTLATDLPHIVGDHQLVIIDGAPQVTRLAAAAIKTSDLVLIPVQPSPYDLWAAADLVDLVKTRMSIDDNLRAAFLVSRAIKGTKLSGEVAEVLKGYELPVLNSGTTQRVAYASTASEGKTVLSGASAASDEIRAIRTEVCNIIGI, encoded by the coding sequence ATGAGTTGCTACGTGATATCTGTGCTCAACCAGAAGGGTGGCGTAGGAAAAACCACGCTGTCTGTAAATCTTGCGGGAGCTTTCCACGAAGCAGGCGTTAAAGTCATGCTGGTTGACTCTGACCCTCAAGGCTCCGCCCGAGATTGGCATGCAGCATCGGAAGGAACCTCAGGCTTTCCTGTTATCGGTCTGGATCGCGACACATTGGCAACAGACCTTCCCCACATCGTTGGCGACCATCAGCTCGTTATCATTGATGGGGCCCCTCAAGTTACCCGGTTGGCTGCTGCTGCTATTAAGACGAGTGACCTAGTTCTAATACCCGTCCAACCTTCGCCCTATGACCTGTGGGCCGCCGCTGACCTTGTTGATCTGGTTAAAACGAGGATGTCAATTGATGACAACCTAAGAGCCGCTTTTTTGGTATCGCGTGCAATCAAGGGCACTAAACTCAGCGGTGAAGTTGCTGAAGTACTAAAAGGCTATGAACTACCAGTACTCAATAGCGGTACTACGCAACGAGTTGCATACGCCTCTACCGCCTCTGAAGGTAAAACCGTTTTGTCAGGAGCATCAGCTGCTTCTGACGAAATACGTGCTATTCGCACAGAAGTCTGCAACATTATAGGTATTTGA
- a CDS encoding cation diffusion facilitator family transporter, producing MHQHDHSHHKDESASRIAMAFFLNVGFTIIEFIGGWLTNSTAIMADAVHDLGDSLSIGSAWLLNRLGRKSADTEFTYGYRRLSLFGALINGLVLIAGSLWVLSEAIPRLANPVMPVTEGMLALAILGVTVNGIAAYRLSKGNTLNEKVLNWHLLEDVLGWVAVLIISIVLQFADWPILDPLLSVGFTLFILFNVCRNLWGTGKLFFQAVPDKALHEEIRRTLIGIDGISGIHHQHLWSLDGEQHVLTAHIVVDHEGVFGPDEYCAIKQSIAMALEQYPLAHTTIEIELTEEACRDQPVPSQTDQH from the coding sequence ATGCATCAACACGATCATTCACACCACAAAGATGAAAGCGCAAGCCGCATAGCAATGGCGTTCTTTCTTAATGTGGGCTTTACCATCATCGAATTCATCGGCGGCTGGCTCACCAACAGCACGGCTATCATGGCCGATGCGGTGCACGATCTGGGTGACAGTCTGTCCATTGGCAGCGCCTGGCTCCTGAACCGGCTGGGACGTAAATCCGCCGACACCGAATTCACCTATGGCTACCGGCGGTTGTCCCTGTTCGGCGCCCTGATCAACGGCCTGGTATTGATTGCCGGATCGCTGTGGGTATTAAGCGAAGCAATTCCCCGACTGGCCAATCCAGTGATGCCCGTCACCGAGGGCATGTTAGCGCTGGCGATTCTGGGCGTCACCGTCAACGGTATTGCTGCTTATCGTCTTAGCAAGGGAAATACGCTGAACGAAAAGGTATTGAACTGGCATTTATTGGAAGATGTGCTGGGGTGGGTGGCAGTGCTGATTATCTCAATCGTTTTGCAGTTTGCCGACTGGCCTATTCTCGACCCATTGCTATCGGTGGGCTTTACTCTCTTTATTCTGTTTAATGTGTGTCGGAATCTTTGGGGAACCGGCAAGCTTTTCTTTCAGGCTGTTCCAGATAAGGCGCTTCACGAGGAGATCCGGCGAACACTAATTGGCATTGATGGCATCAGCGGAATTCATCACCAGCACCTCTGGTCCCTGGATGGTGAACAGCATGTACTGACGGCCCATATCGTAGTGGATCACGAGGGAGTTTTTGGTCCTGACGAATACTGCGCCATCAAACAATCCATTGCTATGGCGCTCGAACAATACCCGCTGGCTCACACCACAATTGAAATCGAGCTGACCGAAGAAGCTTGCCGGGATCAACCCGTGCCCAGCCAAACGGATCAGCACTAA
- a CDS encoding TolC family protein has translation MRRFDWPRRALLGACVLFLPMFAYAETSSWSAWLASQIQQHPEVLAAREQLLGSNASADALEQPLYNPELSTDLERNGEEDNYRVGVQQTIDWWDRRGARRQQAGFMRSAAEALYQQQVLDKTAEALAALVEWHAANRAAAIAQAQQQQLNALLEQVDKRQQAGDLGSIDAELTFLSLSQQLAQVAEAEAAIQKAEIRVRELLPAWAPTRGGIPDDFWPSQPDLTSDQELLQHPAVASAHARWQSLKEEAEVTRRTAKAEPTFGVNSGRDGGESVVGLTFSIPLNVRNNFSAETRATERIALEAEARFQAIYRKQRFDWQAAQATWQRFEQQYRRWQEVVQGRVENSAELLKRQWRTGDLSTTNYLLALNQRTESLLAGIELEKQTRLALTEALQQSGHLINAIKSSTASTN, from the coding sequence ATGAGACGATTTGACTGGCCCAGACGGGCCTTGCTGGGCGCGTGCGTGCTTTTTCTGCCCATGTTTGCTTACGCAGAGACATCGAGTTGGAGCGCCTGGCTCGCCTCCCAGATACAACAACACCCCGAGGTGCTTGCCGCCCGCGAGCAATTGCTGGGCTCCAACGCCAGCGCCGATGCGCTGGAGCAGCCGCTTTACAACCCGGAGCTGTCCACCGATTTGGAGCGTAATGGAGAGGAAGACAACTACCGGGTCGGCGTTCAGCAGACCATCGACTGGTGGGACAGACGGGGTGCAAGACGGCAGCAGGCGGGCTTTATGCGAAGCGCCGCCGAAGCGCTGTACCAGCAACAAGTGTTGGACAAAACCGCCGAGGCGCTTGCCGCACTGGTGGAGTGGCATGCCGCCAACCGCGCCGCCGCCATTGCCCAAGCGCAACAGCAGCAACTTAACGCCTTGCTCGAACAGGTGGATAAGCGCCAGCAGGCAGGTGATCTGGGCAGCATCGATGCCGAACTCACCTTTCTGTCCCTGTCACAGCAGCTGGCTCAGGTTGCCGAGGCCGAAGCCGCGATACAGAAAGCCGAAATCCGGGTTCGCGAGCTGCTGCCCGCATGGGCGCCCACGCGAGGCGGCATTCCTGATGATTTCTGGCCCTCCCAGCCAGACTTGACCTCGGATCAGGAGTTACTGCAACACCCGGCCGTAGCCAGCGCCCACGCCCGCTGGCAGTCGCTGAAGGAGGAAGCTGAAGTGACACGGCGTACCGCCAAGGCGGAGCCCACCTTTGGCGTCAATTCCGGTCGTGATGGTGGAGAGAGCGTTGTCGGGCTGACCTTCTCCATCCCGTTGAATGTCCGCAACAACTTCAGTGCAGAAACTCGCGCCACCGAACGCATAGCGCTGGAGGCCGAGGCTCGTTTTCAGGCTATCTACCGCAAGCAGCGCTTTGACTGGCAGGCTGCACAGGCCACCTGGCAGCGCTTTGAACAGCAATATCGCCGCTGGCAAGAGGTTGTTCAGGGTCGGGTCGAGAACAGCGCCGAACTGCTGAAACGGCAATGGCGCACGGGTGATCTGTCCACCACTAATTATCTGCTGGCCTTGAATCAACGCACCGAAAGCCTGCTGGCAGGCATTGAGCTGGAAAAGCAGACACGGCTTGCGCTCACCGAAGCACTTCAGCAATCGGGCCACCTGATCAACGCAATAAAGTCATCGACCGCGTCAACGAATTAA